The following proteins come from a genomic window of Micavibrio aeruginosavorus EPB:
- a CDS encoding ankyrin repeat domain-containing protein, whose amino-acid sequence MTISNQDKLFAAARCGDNATIRQLAFSDVDFGARDEKGRTPFNLATQYGHADTAKTILAAKEMKYMQQLGLVGEGSVAPVREDEAQKAVG is encoded by the coding sequence ATGACCATCAGCAATCAGGACAAATTGTTTGCCGCCGCCCGGTGCGGGGATAACGCCACCATCCGTCAATTGGCCTTCAGCGATGTCGATTTTGGCGCCCGTGATGAAAAGGGCCGCACCCCGTTCAATCTGGCCACCCAATATGGGCATGCGGATACGGCCAAAACCATTCTGGCCGCCAAGGAAATGAAATATATGCAGCAATTGGGTCTGGTGGGTGAGGGGTCCGTCGCCCCCGTTCGCGAAGACGAAGCCCAAAAAGCCGTTGGTTAA